One Nerophis ophidion isolate RoL-2023_Sa linkage group LG23, RoL_Noph_v1.0, whole genome shotgun sequence genomic window carries:
- the gid4 gene encoding glucose-induced degradation protein 4 homolog isoform X1, with amino-acid sequence MTVADTSPLTMPVPVERCHFSDAAYTSPASLTPPAPINGQQPGVATSLLYSGSQFRGYQKSKGNSYDVDVVLQHVTPEDSYLCGYLKIRGLTEEYPTLTTFFAGEIISRKRPFLTRKWDADEDVDRKHWGKFQPFYKFAKTFNADDFDYGVLERSDYVFMRWKEQFLVPDHTIKDISGASFAGFYYICFQKSTATIEGYYYHRSSEWYQSLNLNHLHEHSMPIYEFR; translated from the exons ATGACAGTAGCGGACACGTCGCCGCTCACCATGCCCGTGCCAGTGGAGCGCTGCCATTTCTCCGACGCGGCCTACACATCCCCGGCCTCTCTTACCCCCCCTGCCCCGATTAACGGCCAGCAACCCGGCGTGGCCACGTCGCTCCTCTACAGCGGCTCGCAGTTTCGAGGCTACCAGAAGAGCAAAGGGAACTCCTACGACGTGGACGTCGTGTTGCAG CACGTGACCCCAGAGGACTCCTATTTGTGTGGCTATTTGAAGATCAGGGGCCTGACGGAG GAGTATCCCACACTCACAACATTCTTTGCTGGGGAAATCATAAGTCGAAAGAGACCCTTTTTAACAAGAAAATGGGACGCAGATGAAGATGTGGACAGGAAGCACTGG GGCAAATTTCAGCCTTTTTATAAATTTGCCAAAACCTTCAACGCTGATGACTTTGACTACGGCGTGCTGGAACGCAGCGATTATGTCTTCATGAGATGGAAG GAGCAGTTTCTGGTTCCCGACCACACCATCAAGGACATCAGCGGCGCATCGTTTGCAGGCTTCTATTATATCTGTTTCCAAAAGTCCACCGCCACTATTGAGGGTTACTACTACCACCGGAGCTCTGAATG